A genomic stretch from Sporosarcina sp. ANT_H38 includes:
- a CDS encoding MoxR family ATPase, which produces MTHKVMIEKVLANIEKVMIGKRNIAELSVTALLARGHVLLEDVPGVGKTMMVKALAKSIGADFKRIQFTPDLLPSDVLGVSIYNPREMEFEFRPGPIMGNIILADEINRTSPKTQSSLLEGMEESTVTIDGETMRIPQPFFVMATQNPIEYEGTYPLPEAQLDRFLFKLKMGYPTKIEEIEVLDRAEKAVPIDTLETVISLEELIELQKAVTEVKVDNTIKSYIVECASQTRDNPYVYLGVSPRGSLALMKACQAYAMIKGRTYVTPDDVQYLSPFVFGHRMILRPEAKYEGISTFEIVERILTNVRVPVDKVKLK; this is translated from the coding sequence ATGACGCATAAAGTGATGATTGAAAAAGTCTTAGCTAATATTGAAAAAGTGATGATTGGGAAAAGGAATATTGCCGAATTAAGTGTTACCGCACTCCTTGCCCGGGGTCATGTCCTGCTTGAAGACGTTCCTGGTGTTGGGAAAACAATGATGGTAAAAGCGTTGGCCAAGTCAATTGGGGCAGATTTTAAGCGTATTCAATTTACACCAGACTTGCTTCCTTCTGATGTTCTTGGTGTTTCAATTTATAATCCAAGAGAAATGGAATTTGAATTTAGGCCAGGACCAATCATGGGGAATATTATTTTAGCCGATGAAATTAATAGAACTTCACCTAAGACGCAATCCTCCCTTTTAGAAGGGATGGAAGAGTCCACTGTAACGATAGATGGCGAAACGATGCGGATTCCGCAACCATTTTTTGTCATGGCAACACAAAATCCGATTGAATATGAAGGGACATACCCGTTACCTGAAGCGCAACTTGATCGTTTTCTATTCAAACTGAAAATGGGCTATCCAACAAAGATAGAAGAGATTGAAGTACTTGATCGTGCAGAGAAAGCCGTTCCGATTGACACGTTGGAAACAGTAATATCACTTGAAGAATTAATCGAACTTCAAAAGGCTGTAACGGAGGTTAAAGTCGATAATACCATTAAGTCATATATCGTGGAATGTGCTTCGCAGACACGTGATAATCCATATGTCTATTTAGGGGTAAGTCCACGTGGATCACTTGCGCTTATGAAAGCATGTCAGGCGTATGCAATGATCAAAGGCAGAACCTATGTTACACCCGATGATGTCCAGTACTTATCGCCATTCGTATTTGGACATCGTATGATTTTGCGTCCTGAAGCTAAGTATGAAGGAATTTCCACATTTGAAATTGTAGAACGAATTTTGACTAATGTACGTGTGCCAGTGGATAAGGTTAAGTTGAAATGA
- the nadE gene encoding ammonia-dependent NAD(+) synthetase → MTLQHRIIAELKVQPFIDPKEEIRKSIDFMKEYARKNVFLNGFVLGISGGQDSTLVGKLAQLAVDELNGEEETTRFNFIAIRLPYGSQFDEEDCQDALEFIQPSMIYTVNIKEAVDASKRALTTAGIVLTDFAKGNEKARERMKVQYSVAAMHNCIVLGSDHAAEAITGFYTKFGDGGADLMPIYRLNKRQGQQLLKELGCPEHLYLKTPTADLEEDKPALPDEVALGVTYSDIDDYLEGKTIPEGSRTAIENHFLRSRHKRHMPITIFDDFWK, encoded by the coding sequence TTGACACTACAACATAGAATTATTGCTGAGTTAAAGGTGCAACCCTTTATTGATCCTAAAGAAGAAATTCGGAAATCGATTGACTTCATGAAAGAATATGCAAGGAAAAATGTTTTTTTAAATGGCTTCGTTCTTGGGATTTCAGGTGGACAGGATTCGACTCTTGTCGGAAAACTTGCTCAACTCGCTGTTGATGAGTTGAATGGCGAAGAGGAAACAACTCGCTTTAACTTCATTGCAATCCGGTTGCCTTACGGTTCTCAGTTTGACGAGGAGGATTGCCAGGATGCATTAGAATTCATTCAGCCGTCGATGATTTATACAGTTAACATTAAAGAAGCTGTCGATGCGAGTAAACGTGCATTGACTACGGCGGGCATTGTGTTGACCGATTTCGCTAAAGGAAATGAAAAAGCACGGGAACGTATGAAGGTTCAATACTCTGTTGCGGCCATGCACAATTGCATCGTTCTTGGGAGTGATCATGCTGCGGAAGCAATTACCGGATTTTATACGAAATTCGGGGATGGCGGAGCTGACCTTATGCCGATTTATAGGTTGAACAAGCGGCAAGGGCAACAATTGCTTAAGGAACTTGGCTGCCCTGAACACCTTTATTTGAAGACTCCGACGGCGGATCTTGAAGAAGATAAGCCAGCTCTACCTGATGAAGTTGCGCTTGGCGTCACGTACAGTGATATCGACGATTACCTTGAGGGGAAAACGATACCAGAAGGGTCTCGTACAGCAATAGAGAATCATTTTCTTCGTTCAAGACATAAACGGCACATGCCTATCACGATTTTTGATGATTTTTGGAAATGA
- a CDS encoding ABC transporter substrate-binding protein — protein MKKSLLTILIAIMVVLAGCVSTKSDVSDKQNDNTEPKTDKSKVVLELLGMGSGEEDMNIVRDQLIKNGFDVKLNIQPDYGSFTAQKEAGNYDIALSSWTTVTGNPDYAVRALFKSDGDNSIMGDEEVDALIEKASTETPIEFAETYKQLEQRLVFDKAYIAPLYNSFKAQGVNKDILDVNTVRLAKSRAIAWESIDFNDKTKRETDPLIVQQAIGTLTSLDPIKANDGSINTLNTNMYVRLVNLTDDDIVVSDGSLSYNHSIAEGNSTYYFLLRDDINFAAITDGKAVDTGERVGADDVIFSLNRAKDPNSVPDHRTYSLHEHIQDVEVVTDLSELDVLQSGSKETVREGLEKGLDVKIAELVSDKTVANNASGKYQVVKMTTVNPFPQVLNYLAHQSAGIVSKKQVESINTYDVASFDVSKDIAYGDQNTVTEGAKYNNTLYASGPYILSQKNDYEAIFNKNPGYMAGTDYEPKISNVTVRFIQDPDSTLSALRNSEIHLFNGIPETKYDLVENDSKLVLQKNDSNAVSYLLFNTKNREVSTSEELRKAVLYSINQDEILNFYQGNKKKAVSTVSPLVDTGNELKADPAKVQELLNEYKANK, from the coding sequence ATGAAGAAAAGTTTATTAACTATTTTAATAGCAATTATGGTGGTTTTGGCCGGATGTGTAAGTACGAAATCGGATGTTTCCGATAAACAGAATGACAACACAGAACCAAAGACGGATAAAAGTAAAGTGGTCCTCGAACTTTTGGGTATGGGTTCTGGGGAAGAAGATATGAACATTGTACGAGATCAGCTTATTAAAAATGGCTTTGACGTCAAATTAAATATTCAACCTGATTACGGTAGTTTCACTGCACAGAAAGAAGCAGGGAATTATGATATCGCATTATCTAGCTGGACTACAGTTACGGGGAACCCGGATTATGCTGTTCGCGCACTGTTCAAATCAGACGGTGATAACAGTATTATGGGTGACGAAGAAGTTGATGCATTGATTGAAAAAGCAAGTACAGAAACGCCTATAGAGTTTGCAGAGACATACAAGCAATTAGAACAGCGTCTAGTGTTTGACAAAGCTTATATTGCACCTCTTTATAATTCATTTAAAGCACAAGGGGTTAATAAAGACATTCTTGACGTAAATACAGTACGACTTGCTAAATCACGTGCAATCGCGTGGGAGTCTATTGACTTCAATGACAAAACAAAAAGGGAAACTGATCCACTAATCGTTCAGCAAGCAATCGGAACGTTGACGTCCCTCGATCCTATTAAAGCAAACGACGGCTCAATTAATACACTTAATACGAACATGTACGTTCGACTAGTTAACCTGACGGATGATGATATAGTCGTTTCAGACGGGTCACTGTCTTATAATCATAGCATCGCAGAAGGCAATTCAACGTATTATTTCCTTCTTCGTGATGATATCAACTTTGCTGCAATTACCGACGGAAAAGCTGTAGATACTGGTGAGCGTGTAGGCGCTGATGATGTTATTTTCTCATTGAACCGTGCAAAAGATCCGAATTCGGTACCCGATCATCGCACATACAGCTTGCATGAACATATTCAAGATGTGGAAGTTGTAACCGATTTATCTGAATTGGATGTTTTGCAATCCGGAAGTAAGGAGACGGTTAGGGAAGGGCTGGAGAAGGGCTTAGACGTGAAAATCGCTGAACTCGTTTCTGATAAAACTGTTGCAAATAATGCTTCGGGAAAATACCAAGTTGTGAAAATGACAACAGTTAATCCATTCCCACAAGTTCTGAACTATTTGGCTCACCAATCCGCAGGAATTGTGTCAAAAAAACAAGTCGAGAGCATCAATACGTATGATGTTGCTTCGTTTGACGTAAGTAAAGATATTGCTTACGGGGACCAGAATACCGTCACAGAAGGTGCCAAATATAACAACACACTTTATGCGAGTGGCCCATACATTCTGTCCCAAAAAAATGATTATGAAGCAATTTTTAACAAAAACCCTGGTTATATGGCAGGGACGGATTACGAACCGAAAATATCTAATGTAACTGTACGCTTTATACAAGATCCGGACAGCACGCTTTCGGCATTGCGTAACAGTGAAATCCATTTGTTTAATGGTATTCCTGAAACAAAATATGATTTAGTTGAAAACGACAGCAAGTTAGTCCTACAAAAAAATGATAGTAACGCTGTAAGCTACTTACTTTTTAATACGAAAAATCGTGAAGTGTCAACAAGTGAAGAGTTAAGAAAAGCTGTTCTTTACTCTATCAACCAAGACGAAATATTAAACTTCTACCAAGGCAACAAGAAGAAGGCTGTTTCTACGGTAAGCCCACTAGTAGATACAGGAAATGAATTGAAGGCTGATCCAGCTAAAGTTCAAGAACTTTTGAACGAATATAAGGCGAATAAATAA
- a CDS encoding DUF58 domain-containing protein produces the protein MTTVKKIIDISGRLLFVLFVLVSAFVFAMFQGGVVSWTIFYVILPFAIYSIFLFFYPMSNMTVERTIKTPHVQNGEKLVVTLSIKRRDRFPLLYTVASDKWVEHELAILEVAKLKHLFIFGFHKEVEWEYEIEKMPRGEHVLQGLEVEVSDFFGWFRKTRFIEAENTILVFPKITGIHYVPFDTQYDQGTMASPLNIIKDTTMATGVRNYQSGDRMTWIHWKSFARTQTLMTKEFEDRRSQELFIIMDGRQTKMFEELVELTASILKEASSHQAGLALMTSGPKPSLFPFIQSEERLHMALVHLAKIKPTIEASLADFDTAFQQGGSIVLITGNPDGPFIQSVLRSVKNVKSIICLVVVERDDPTFQRIEEDIRSAKSKGITVHLLRREQFTDAFSEVVRF, from the coding sequence ATGACAACTGTTAAAAAAATAATCGATATTTCGGGTCGGTTACTATTTGTATTGTTCGTTTTGGTTTCCGCATTTGTTTTTGCGATGTTTCAAGGCGGTGTGGTCAGTTGGACGATTTTTTATGTCATATTGCCTTTCGCTATCTATTCTATATTCCTATTTTTCTACCCAATGTCTAATATGACTGTGGAACGTACCATTAAGACACCTCATGTGCAAAATGGTGAGAAGTTAGTTGTTACTTTATCTATTAAACGTAGAGATCGATTCCCCTTGCTTTATACCGTTGCGAGTGACAAATGGGTAGAGCATGAACTAGCTATTTTGGAGGTTGCAAAGTTAAAGCACCTATTTATTTTTGGATTTCACAAAGAAGTTGAATGGGAATATGAAATCGAAAAGATGCCCAGGGGAGAACATGTACTTCAGGGCTTGGAAGTTGAGGTTTCAGATTTTTTTGGATGGTTTCGGAAAACGAGATTCATTGAAGCGGAAAACACGATTCTTGTGTTTCCAAAAATAACAGGTATTCATTATGTACCATTCGATACACAATATGATCAAGGTACGATGGCCTCACCATTAAATATCATCAAAGATACGACGATGGCGACGGGAGTACGTAATTATCAATCAGGCGATCGGATGACATGGATTCATTGGAAGTCATTTGCTAGAACGCAGACCTTGATGACAAAAGAATTTGAGGATAGACGGTCACAAGAGCTGTTTATAATCATGGATGGCAGACAAACAAAAATGTTTGAGGAGTTAGTGGAACTTACTGCTTCAATATTGAAAGAAGCATCGAGTCATCAGGCAGGTCTTGCATTGATGACATCAGGTCCTAAACCCTCCTTATTCCCTTTTATCCAATCTGAAGAGCGACTTCATATGGCGCTAGTTCACTTGGCGAAAATTAAACCGACAATTGAAGCGTCGCTAGCTGATTTTGACACTGCATTTCAGCAAGGAGGCAGTATTGTATTGATCACCGGGAACCCGGATGGACCTTTCATCCAATCAGTCCTGCGTAGTGTGAAAAATGTTAAATCTATCATTTGCTTGGTCGTCGTGGAACGGGATGATCCGACGTTCCAAAGAATTGAAGAAGATATTCGTTCAGCAAAGTCAAAGGGAATTACCGTGCATTTATTAAGACGAGAACAGTTTACGGATGCTTTCAGTGAGGTGGTGCGATTTTGA
- a CDS encoding nicotinate phosphoribosyltransferase — MSSKYADDSLALHTDLYQINMAETYWADGIHERKAVFELFFRRLPFGNGYSIFAGLERVLDYLKDFHFSESDLTYLRDDLGYKDDFISYLKELRFTGTVYSMEEGELVFANEPIIRVEASLIEAQLIETALLNIVNYQTLIATKASRIKQVVKDEEVMEFGSRRAHEMDAAIWGARATFIGGVEATSNVRAGKRFDIPVAGTHAHSMIQAYKSEYEAFHAYALRHKDCVFLVDTYNTVKIGIPTAIQVAKELGDKINFIGVRLDSGDISFLSKEARRMLDEAGFTEAKVVVSNDLDEYTILNLKAQGARVDVWGIGTKLITAYDQPALGAVYKIVSIENDEGEMVDTIKISSTTEKVTTPGRKKLYRIIDLENGKAEGDYITMHDENPASEKRLKMFHPVHTFISKFVTNFEAKDLHVKVIEDGDVIYDNPTLQQMRDYAKDNLGLLWDEYKRSLNPEEYPVDLSQKCWDNKLRNIQEVQEMVEDFINE, encoded by the coding sequence ATGAGTTCGAAATATGCAGATGACAGTTTGGCTTTACATACAGATTTATATCAAATCAATATGGCAGAAACCTATTGGGCAGACGGTATACACGAACGTAAAGCGGTTTTTGAGTTATTTTTCAGAAGGCTGCCTTTTGGTAATGGCTATTCGATATTTGCAGGACTTGAACGGGTTCTAGATTATTTGAAGGATTTTCATTTCAGTGAAAGTGATCTTACATACTTGAGGGACGATCTCGGTTATAAAGATGATTTCATTTCTTATTTAAAAGAACTTCGCTTTACCGGTACTGTCTACTCCATGGAAGAAGGGGAACTTGTTTTTGCGAATGAGCCAATTATTCGGGTAGAAGCATCACTAATCGAAGCGCAGTTGATTGAGACGGCTTTACTTAATATCGTCAACTACCAGACGCTTATCGCGACGAAAGCGAGCCGCATCAAACAAGTTGTAAAGGACGAAGAAGTGATGGAATTCGGCAGTCGCCGTGCACATGAGATGGACGCAGCAATATGGGGTGCACGTGCTACATTCATTGGGGGCGTTGAAGCAACGAGTAACGTTCGAGCAGGGAAAAGATTTGATATTCCCGTTGCTGGGACGCATGCCCACTCAATGATCCAGGCGTATAAAAGTGAATACGAAGCCTTTCATGCATATGCGTTGCGCCATAAGGACTGTGTTTTCCTTGTCGATACCTATAATACTGTAAAAATCGGGATTCCAACGGCAATCCAAGTTGCAAAAGAACTCGGTGATAAAATCAATTTCATCGGTGTCCGCCTTGATAGCGGGGATATTTCATTCCTGTCAAAAGAAGCGCGTCGTATGTTGGATGAGGCTGGATTCACTGAAGCGAAAGTCGTTGTTTCGAATGATTTGGACGAATATACAATTCTTAACTTGAAAGCCCAAGGTGCGAGAGTAGATGTGTGGGGAATTGGAACAAAATTGATCACAGCATATGACCAACCGGCGCTTGGGGCAGTTTATAAAATTGTTTCCATCGAAAACGATGAAGGTGAAATGGTAGATACCATCAAAATTTCGTCAACAACTGAAAAAGTAACGACGCCTGGACGGAAAAAATTGTACCGGATTATTGATCTTGAAAATGGTAAGGCTGAAGGGGATTATATAACGATGCATGATGAAAATCCTGCATCTGAGAAACGCCTCAAAATGTTCCACCCCGTCCATACATTCATCTCGAAGTTTGTTACGAACTTTGAAGCGAAAGATCTGCATGTGAAAGTTATTGAAGATGGGGATGTCATTTACGATAATCCTACACTTCAACAAATGCGTGATTATGCCAAAGACAACTTAGGGTTATTATGGGATGAATATAAACGATCGCTTAATCCTGAAGAGTATCCGGTCGATTTAAGCCAGAAATGTTGGGATAATAAGTTGCGCAACATCCAGGAAGTCCAGGAAATGGTGGAAGACTTTATTAACGAATAG
- a CDS encoding ABC transporter permease, translating into MKVNVNKKNTLKLSREYTQANFTWIISLILTMVLLLNSFDFKEGELKGSIFSIFVAYAFFTIFQLFLTWMVKRDLLIIGEIRSSTRKLGYVQLFSIVTGNIFTVTFAFNLIKKQKTPEYTFAVYMLLNQVFIIAISSLNLFKSYVADTFLAAMIILLGIMIFQVVTLILTAKYVKEESAPAGMMIVAILLLFTALTGNLFALLLGYSLILKVRSYDQSRISKWNTMWEKITRNSTAILGLFFIILMFSISVCSKFTFDYDMAVENDYGAILQKPSLAYPFGTDNFGRDLFSRIIFGARISLLVGFASTVIPVVIGGFLGALAGYYSQRTDNIIMRLLDVLYAVPGILLAIAIIAAFGANTTNLIFALSVGSIPTYARTMRANVMMVSNYEFVDSARALGSSDFSIIFRQIVPNSLAPMIVKATLTIGGAVIATSSLSFLGLGVEPHIPEWGNILKIGSTYLESHSYLAIIPGLAIILLVLSFNFLGDGLRDAFDPRMD; encoded by the coding sequence GTGAAGGTGAATGTAAACAAAAAAAATACTTTGAAATTATCGCGGGAATATACACAAGCGAATTTCACTTGGATTATTTCTTTAATCCTGACAATGGTCTTGCTATTGAACAGTTTCGATTTCAAGGAAGGTGAGTTGAAAGGTTCGATCTTTAGCATATTTGTGGCTTATGCTTTTTTTACTATCTTTCAATTATTCCTCACGTGGATGGTGAAGCGAGACCTTTTGATAATAGGTGAAATTCGGAGTTCGACAAGAAAGCTTGGTTATGTACAGCTGTTCAGCATAGTAACTGGAAATATTTTCACTGTAACTTTTGCATTTAATCTCATTAAAAAGCAGAAGACACCAGAGTATACGTTTGCTGTCTATATGCTGCTCAACCAGGTTTTTATCATCGCAATATCATCTTTAAATTTATTTAAGTCCTATGTGGCAGATACGTTTTTAGCGGCAATGATTATCTTACTAGGAATAATGATTTTTCAAGTCGTGACACTGATTCTCACAGCGAAATATGTTAAAGAAGAAAGTGCTCCGGCTGGAATGATGATTGTTGCCATATTATTGCTGTTCACTGCGCTAACGGGAAATCTCTTTGCTCTCTTGCTTGGCTATAGCCTGATTTTAAAGGTTCGCAGTTATGATCAGTCTAGGATTTCGAAGTGGAATACGATGTGGGAGAAGATTACCCGTAATTCAACGGCGATACTTGGTTTGTTTTTCATCATTCTTATGTTTTCCATATCCGTGTGCAGTAAATTCACATTTGACTATGATATGGCAGTTGAAAATGATTATGGTGCAATACTTCAAAAACCTAGCCTTGCTTATCCATTTGGTACCGATAATTTCGGACGGGATTTGTTTTCAAGAATCATCTTTGGTGCCAGAATTTCGCTTCTTGTAGGCTTTGCTTCGACGGTTATTCCGGTTGTTATTGGCGGCTTTCTAGGTGCGTTAGCCGGCTATTACAGTCAGCGAACGGACAATATCATTATGCGACTGCTTGATGTACTATATGCCGTTCCTGGAATTCTATTGGCAATTGCTATTATTGCGGCGTTTGGTGCAAATACGACCAATTTGATTTTTGCGCTTAGTGTCGGGTCTATACCTACCTATGCCCGGACGATGCGTGCGAATGTCATGATGGTGTCAAACTATGAATTTGTCGATTCTGCACGTGCGCTCGGTTCATCGGATTTCTCTATTATTTTTAGACAGATAGTTCCGAATTCACTTGCTCCCATGATAGTCAAGGCAACACTGACAATCGGAGGTGCAGTCATCGCGACGAGCAGTTTGAGTTTCTTAGGACTCGGCGTGGAGCCGCATATTCCAGAATGGGGAAACATTTTAAAAATCGGCAGCACGTACTTGGAATCCCACTCTTATTTAGCCATTATCCCGGGACTAGCGATTATCTTGCTTGTTTTATCGTTTAACTTTTTGGGAGATGGACTGCGGGATGCTTTTGATCCAAGAATGGATTGA